A region of Natribaculum luteum DNA encodes the following proteins:
- the tnpC gene encoding IS66 family transposase gives MSLGVSGSLESIDSTIRTENSTHLRQQLVVKELENRLLRRQITAKQQQIEQLEARLKRYENPNTPPSKQGGVAGSPGNDDSDEEENEDQGDDAGGDADAASGSSPGRDEGHEGTTRPPPEPEETIRVDQGYCPDCEQILSNPDSYISRTIIDIPLPIPTTVVEYELGKHRCSCGNEVVAEHPDCPETGRFGPNIMAQTALGRFHQRLPNRKQAELFDWELDTPISHRTIYNLTKRVADRLRPAYDDVKARIQESDVVYCDETGFPVDGEQHWAWTFVTDEEVLFWVDESRGSQVLEDVLGEDFAEDSTLSCDGWSAYPSYHTKLQRCWAHLLREAEYVAERYEEAERLSEELHALHDDLTAFDEEDPSASAREQKRAEASLHLEGLIREDYEAQEVKKLIEKIRNGLGHWLTFVTEPDVDSTNNRAERALREQVVLRKMFRTLRSAEGVQIHETITTMLATWKRRGLDPPEQLQSILGGQELRLG, from the coding sequence GTGTCGCTGGGGGTTAGCGGATCGCTGGAATCGATAGATTCCACGATCCGCACCGAGAACAGTACGCATCTCCGCCAGCAACTCGTCGTCAAAGAGCTTGAGAACCGACTTCTTCGTCGTCAGATCACTGCAAAACAACAGCAGATCGAACAACTTGAGGCTCGCCTCAAGCGGTACGAAAACCCAAACACACCTCCCAGTAAGCAGGGTGGCGTGGCTGGATCACCTGGCAACGATGACAGCGACGAGGAAGAGAACGAAGACCAAGGGGACGACGCTGGCGGCGACGCTGACGCCGCCAGCGGCTCCTCTCCAGGACGTGACGAAGGTCACGAAGGAACAACTCGACCGCCTCCGGAACCAGAGGAGACTATTCGAGTCGATCAGGGATATTGCCCAGACTGTGAGCAAATCCTCTCTAACCCGGACAGCTACATCTCACGGACGATTATCGACATACCTCTCCCTATTCCAACCACTGTCGTCGAGTACGAACTCGGCAAACACCGCTGTTCCTGTGGAAACGAAGTCGTTGCTGAACATCCAGACTGCCCGGAAACCGGGCGGTTTGGGCCAAATATCATGGCCCAAACCGCCCTCGGTAGGTTCCATCAGCGACTTCCAAACCGTAAACAGGCGGAGCTGTTTGACTGGGAACTCGATACACCCATCTCTCATCGGACGATCTACAACCTGACCAAGCGGGTCGCAGACCGGCTGCGACCCGCGTATGACGATGTCAAAGCCCGTATTCAGGAAAGTGACGTCGTCTACTGCGATGAAACGGGATTTCCTGTTGACGGAGAGCAACACTGGGCGTGGACGTTCGTTACTGACGAAGAAGTGCTGTTCTGGGTTGATGAGAGTCGTGGAAGTCAGGTGTTAGAGGACGTCCTCGGCGAGGACTTCGCCGAGGACTCAACGCTCAGCTGTGACGGTTGGTCAGCGTATCCGAGCTATCACACGAAGCTCCAGCGGTGCTGGGCACATCTGTTGCGGGAGGCGGAGTACGTTGCTGAACGGTACGAGGAAGCAGAGAGGTTGTCTGAGGAGTTACACGCTCTCCATGACGATTTAACGGCGTTCGACGAGGAGGATCCGTCCGCCTCCGCCCGCGAGCAAAAGCGGGCGGAGGCGTCGTTACATCTGGAAGGCCTGATCAGGGAAGACTACGAGGCACAGGAGGTCAAGAAGCTGATCGAGAAGATCAGGAACGGGTTAGGGCACTGGCTGACGTTCGTTACAGAGCCAGACGTCGATTCGACGAATAATCGCGCAGAGCGCGCTCTGCGCGAGCAAGTTGTGCTGCGGAAGATGTTCCGGACCCTCCGCTCAGCCGAAGGGGTCCAGATTCACGAGACGATTACGACCATGTTAGCCACGTGGAAACGACGAGGACTTGATCCGCCTGAACAGCTCCAGTCCATCCTCGGTGGGCAAGAACTCAGATTAGGATGA
- a CDS encoding SWIM zinc finger family protein: MSTNRPLQSDSHRDRPTNEYTSDRDRSYPGDVARLNGHELVAIDEWLPGAEPTPYELNLTDGYEYRTRYWRCRKCSQERNHRDEFTIPCDNPQPATALEAGGYSIDDPRTRRALNEKLDVRFATVGPVYEVESESGNTYEVDIEAATCTCPDFEQRQPDNGCKHLRRVDLEIRTGLVPASDGTFSR, from the coding sequence ATGAGTACAAATCGACCACTCCAGAGCGACTCGCATCGAGATCGACCGACAAACGAGTACACGAGCGACCGCGATCGCAGCTATCCAGGAGACGTTGCCCGACTGAACGGACACGAACTCGTCGCGATCGACGAGTGGCTGCCAGGCGCGGAGCCAACACCGTACGAACTCAATCTCACTGATGGCTACGAGTATCGGACACGCTACTGGCGCTGCAGAAAGTGCAGCCAAGAACGCAACCATCGCGACGAGTTCACCATCCCCTGCGACAACCCCCAGCCGGCGACTGCCCTCGAGGCAGGTGGCTACTCGATTGACGACCCACGAACTCGTCGTGCCCTGAACGAGAAGTTGGACGTCCGCTTTGCGACAGTGGGTCCGGTCTACGAAGTCGAGAGTGAGAGCGGGAACACTTACGAGGTCGATATCGAGGCAGCGACGTGTACCTGTCCTGATTTCGAGCAGCGCCAGCCAGACAACGGCTGTAAGCATCTTCGCCGTGTCGACCTCGAGATCCGCACGGGGCTTGTCCCTGCGTCGGATGGTACTTTCAGCCGCTGA
- a CDS encoding hypothetical protein (TFIID; binds specifically to the TATA box and functions in transcription), with protein MSTVSIAASDIPESELQKSGLSISNIVATLSLRRELNLTALASDLNESEYDPEHSPFLVYRPFEDRGPTCLIPANGKISFAGAKSRDDLLDGAEALLNEFESLGIDIQQASGKLQLQNIVVQGDLEKELNLEAIIVLLGLEHTEYEPEQFPGVIYKPNEDITALLYRTGKFVIVGSTSYRTALDAAKSLKATLKDGGIEEL; from the coding sequence ATGAGCACCGTCTCAATAGCAGCGTCAGACATTCCCGAAAGCGAGCTCCAGAAGAGTGGGCTCTCGATCAGTAATATCGTCGCGACGCTCTCATTGAGACGGGAATTGAATCTCACAGCGCTCGCCTCTGATTTAAATGAGTCAGAATATGATCCAGAACATTCCCCGTTTTTGGTATACCGTCCATTTGAGGATAGAGGACCAACGTGCCTGATTCCAGCGAATGGCAAGATCAGCTTTGCTGGAGCGAAGTCGCGAGACGATCTATTGGATGGAGCAGAAGCACTGCTTAATGAATTTGAATCACTCGGGATCGATATTCAGCAGGCATCAGGAAAGCTCCAGTTGCAGAATATTGTCGTCCAGGGAGACCTAGAGAAAGAACTTAATCTCGAAGCTATCATTGTCCTTTTAGGACTAGAACATACAGAATATGAACCTGAACAGTTTCCTGGAGTTATCTACAAACCGAATGAAGATATTACAGCTCTGCTCTATAGAACAGGGAAATTTGTCATTGTTGGATCAACGAGCTATAGAACAGCACTAGACGCGGCCAAATCCCTCAAGGCCACGCTCAAAGATGGTGGCATAGAGGAACTGTAA
- a CDS encoding DUF1643 domain-containing protein — protein sequence MDNQNSILYPKGFEDLIVQTSSNDRYDEMGAVLSPDEQYRYYLWREWDNSQPTVAWLMANPSTADGFSSDATINRVYGYSDRWGYGSFVVANLFAYRSSEPTDLDDVDDPVGPRNDEILQDVASKADLMVGAWGSPGDRYGRPKEVLQMLDINIHALTVLSSGNPGHPLFKDGDLEPTPYEYND from the coding sequence ATGGATAACCAGAACTCAATACTCTATCCCAAGGGTTTCGAAGACCTGATCGTCCAGACCAGTAGTAACGACCGTTACGACGAGATGGGAGCTGTCCTCAGTCCCGACGAACAATATCGCTACTACCTGTGGCGCGAGTGGGACAACAGCCAACCCACTGTTGCTTGGCTCATGGCAAATCCGAGTACCGCTGACGGTTTTTCCAGTGACGCGACGATCAATCGCGTGTACGGCTACTCCGACCGCTGGGGCTACGGTAGCTTCGTTGTTGCCAATCTGTTTGCCTACCGTTCTAGCGAACCCACCGATCTTGACGATGTTGACGATCCAGTTGGGCCGCGTAACGACGAAATTCTTCAAGATGTCGCGTCGAAGGCCGACCTCATGGTCGGGGCCTGGGGATCCCCGGGTGACAGGTATGGACGTCCCAAAGAAGTCCTACAAATGCTTGATATCAATATCCATGCGTTGACCGTCCTCTCAAGCGGAAATCCGGGCCATCCGCTGTTCAAAGATGGCGATCTTGAGCCAACCCCCTACGAGTACAATGACTGA
- a CDS encoding DNA methyltransferase encodes MSEDPDQHEQSRLFTTDDGEFDESRAKEDTLPVEDGEVINTDELADHQTYIEGRGIYDERNPINDLTGKEWKFATKSVLDKQYPPDFQHELRGQHGGQKPPRLCADIIQRFTQAGDVILDPFAGVGGTLFGASLCEYEGSGFREAIGFEINDEWIEVYEEVLEAENADRAAAGKGKLQSQDIRHGDCEELITELENSSVDFLLTDVPYWSMDKVEQTRNVNKTRESKLGGFNTNSLQTKDEWLDDMQTKFEKFKPVIKEDGYIAVFIGDMYREQSYNFLSADLARSIQEVGLTLKANLIWYDPSKDLHVYGYPFSYIPSMVHQNILIFRKEN; translated from the coding sequence ATGAGCGAGGACCCGGACCAGCATGAACAGAGCCGCCTCTTCACAACTGATGACGGGGAATTCGACGAGTCACGAGCGAAAGAAGATACACTCCCTGTTGAGGACGGCGAGGTCATCAATACAGATGAGCTGGCTGATCATCAAACGTACATCGAAGGTCGCGGGATCTACGACGAGCGTAATCCGATTAATGACCTGACGGGGAAAGAGTGGAAGTTTGCGACCAAGTCCGTTCTCGATAAACAGTATCCACCAGACTTCCAGCACGAGCTCCGGGGCCAACACGGCGGGCAGAAACCCCCTCGTCTCTGTGCAGATATTATTCAGCGGTTCACCCAAGCTGGCGATGTCATATTAGATCCCTTTGCTGGAGTTGGTGGGACACTCTTCGGTGCAAGTCTCTGCGAGTACGAAGGGAGCGGCTTCCGTGAGGCGATCGGCTTCGAGATCAATGACGAGTGGATCGAAGTCTACGAAGAGGTACTCGAAGCTGAGAACGCTGATCGGGCTGCAGCAGGAAAGGGAAAACTCCAGAGCCAAGATATCCGTCATGGTGACTGCGAAGAGCTGATCACGGAACTTGAGAATAGTTCAGTTGATTTTCTCCTAACCGATGTTCCCTACTGGTCGATGGACAAGGTCGAGCAGACCCGGAACGTGAACAAAACGCGGGAAAGTAAACTGGGCGGCTTCAACACGAACTCACTCCAAACGAAGGATGAGTGGCTGGACGATATGCAGACTAAATTCGAGAAGTTCAAGCCAGTGATCAAAGAAGACGGTTATATCGCTGTGTTCATCGGCGATATGTACCGGGAGCAATCCTATAACTTCCTTTCAGCAGATCTTGCGCGATCAATTCAAGAGGTAGGGCTAACACTCAAGGCAAACCTCATCTGGTACGATCCATCAAAAGATCTCCACGTATACGGCTATCCTTTCTCCTACATTCCATCGATGGTACACCAAAATATCTTAATATTTCGAAAAGAAAATTAG